The nucleotide sequence GGCGAGTATTTCTATTTGACGAAGTTTGGTGAGCGTTCACATACTTCATATGATTACAGCGATGGAGATAAAGATTATTTCTTTATGTTTGGAAAAGAAACGACAGGCTTGCCTGATGAATTAATCGAAGCGAACAAAGAGCGCTGTCTACGACTGCCGATGACAGAAAACGTTCGCTCGCTAAACCTTTCGAACACAGCTGCAATTTTAATCTATGAAGCGCTTCGTCAACAAAATTATCCCGGACTTATATAAAAAAAAACGACCACTTAGGTCGTTTTTTTTTCGATCATTCCTTATTTTGTTTTGCCTGGCTTGTCATTATATCCAGCTGTGAAGATTGCAGCTAGGTAGCTTACTGTAACAACCATAATTAATGCGAATTTCATGGAATAATCCTCCTTCTGTCAATTGCTCACAATACATCTACG is from Bacillus tianshenii and encodes:
- the trmL gene encoding tRNA (uridine(34)/cytosine(34)/5-carboxymethylaminomethyluridine(34)-2'-O)-methyltransferase TrmL; this translates as MGVHVVLYQPEIPANTGNIARTCAATNSTLHLVRPLGFSTDDKMLKRAGLDYWQYVDVRYYDSLEELFEKNSDGEYFYLTKFGERSHTSYDYSDGDKDYFFMFGKETTGLPDELIEANKERCLRLPMTENVRSLNLSNTAAILIYEALRQQNYPGLI